One part of the Nitrospinaceae bacterium genome encodes these proteins:
- a CDS encoding NAD(P)-dependent oxidoreductase: MPEKVGVVGLGLMGSVLASKLIAAGYEVHGCDIDDARVEALKAGGGIPASTPSEAAKEASFVVLSLLNSDIVKEVCFGQDGIVQSAREGLIVIDTTTARPEDSIETAEKLRELGVSFLDTSLSGSRDNIVALAGGDEGALDKARPVIDTFARSCHYMGESGKGARTKLIVNLISGLNRLVMAEGLVFGMKAGMDMESLLEVLMDTAAYSKAMASRGKRMIDADYENPSSRIRQHHKDVRLILEQGQRLNSPMLLSNIHKQVLQAAENGGLEDADNAAAIEVFRRLAGIPSIE, encoded by the coding sequence ATGCCTGAAAAAGTGGGTGTTGTAGGGCTCGGGTTGATGGGGTCGGTTTTGGCGTCAAAGCTCATCGCCGCTGGCTACGAGGTACATGGATGCGATATCGATGATGCCAGGGTGGAGGCGCTTAAAGCCGGTGGCGGGATTCCAGCGAGCACTCCGTCAGAGGCTGCCAAAGAAGCCTCGTTCGTTGTTCTGTCCCTGTTGAACAGCGATATCGTGAAGGAGGTGTGTTTCGGGCAAGACGGAATCGTCCAAAGCGCTCGGGAGGGGCTCATCGTTATCGACACAACAACCGCGCGGCCAGAGGATTCGATCGAAACGGCGGAAAAACTTCGAGAGCTTGGTGTTTCTTTTCTCGATACGAGCTTGAGCGGAAGCCGGGACAATATCGTAGCCCTGGCTGGTGGTGATGAGGGAGCTCTCGATAAGGCTCGGCCCGTTATCGACACATTTGCTCGCTCTTGCCATTACATGGGGGAGAGCGGTAAGGGGGCGAGAACTAAGCTTATTGTTAACCTTATTTCAGGGCTTAACCGTCTGGTCATGGCCGAGGGGCTTGTATTTGGGATGAAGGCAGGTATGGACATGGAATCGCTCTTGGAGGTGCTTATGGATACGGCTGCCTACAGTAAGGCCATGGCCAGCAGGGGCAAGAGAATGATCGATGCCGATTATGAAAATCCCAGCTCGCGTATCCGACAACACCATAAGGATGTTCGCCTGATTCTGGAGCAAGGCCAGAGACTCAATTCACCGATGTTACTTAGTAACATTCATAAACAGGTGCTTCAGGCGGCCGAGAATGGTGGTCTTGAGGATGCTGACAACGCGGCGGCAATCGAAGTTTTTCGTCGTTTGGCAGGGATACCCTCTATCGAATAA